The following proteins are co-located in the Desulfoscipio sp. XC116 genome:
- the cas7c gene encoding type I-C CRISPR-associated protein Cas7/Csd2, translating into MSTLDHKIDFAVVLSVSKANPNGDPLNGNRPRQNYDGYGEISDVAIKRKIRNRLQDMGEAVFVQSDDRKIDGYRSLRERADANPELAKMLKAKNPSADEFAQIACREWIDVRSFGQVFAFKGSDLSVGVRGPVSVHVATSIDPIDIVSTQITKSVNSVTGEKRSSDTMGMKHRVDFGVYVFKGSINTQLAEKTGFTNDDAEKIKQVLATLFMNDSSSARPDGSMEVHKVYWWKHSSKIGQYSSAKVHRLLTVKSKAEEPKSFADYEIELRELEGLDVEVIDGQ; encoded by the coding sequence ATGAGCACACTTGATCACAAGATTGATTTTGCCGTTGTTTTGTCCGTGTCAAAAGCAAATCCAAACGGAGATCCGTTAAACGGAAACCGGCCGCGTCAAAATTACGACGGGTATGGGGAAATCTCCGATGTCGCCATTAAACGGAAAATACGCAATCGTCTGCAGGACATGGGGGAAGCGGTTTTTGTCCAATCGGACGACAGGAAAATCGATGGTTATAGAAGTCTGCGGGAGCGGGCTGATGCCAATCCGGAGTTGGCAAAGATGCTGAAGGCGAAAAATCCGTCTGCGGATGAATTTGCCCAAATTGCCTGCCGGGAGTGGATTGATGTGCGCAGCTTCGGGCAAGTGTTTGCCTTTAAAGGCTCTGATCTATCTGTAGGGGTGCGGGGGCCGGTGTCTGTTCATGTAGCGACCAGCATTGATCCCATTGATATTGTCAGTACCCAAATTACCAAAAGCGTCAACTCTGTCACCGGTGAAAAGCGCAGCTCGGATACAATGGGCATGAAGCACCGTGTGGATTTCGGGGTTTATGTGTTTAAGGGCAGCATCAATACTCAGCTTGCAGAGAAAACAGGCTTTACCAATGACGATGCGGAAAAAATCAAACAGGTTTTGGCCACGCTTTTTATGAATGACAGCTCGTCGGCTCGTCCTGATGGCAGTATGGAAGTTCATAAGGTGTATTGGTGGAAGCATTCGTCAAAAATTGGGCAATATTCATCCGCCAAAGTACACCGCTTGTTAACTGTCAAATCCAAAGCAGAGGAGCCCAAAAGCTTTGCTGATTATGAAATTGAGTTGCGTGAACTAGAGGGCTTGGATGTTGAAGTGATCGATGGTCAGTAA
- the cas8c gene encoding type I-C CRISPR-associated protein Cas8c/Csd1, with amino-acid sequence MSWLFHLSQTYEANLDQVGKTFKKGGNREYTLLPVSHTTQNAHIEVAVDEDGDFLTAKPLEKKNTVIPCTEEAASRSGSKVAPYPLHDKLSYVAGDFVKYGGKIKDSDDTPFDVYIRNLEAWANSPHATEKVKAIYTYLRKGRLIEDLVNVQVLHLDETGQLIEKWDKKYEERFGGKPAIFSSGAAEQSSAFVRFNVYSPESMDEVWKDRKMYASFIAFYNEKLSGEDVCFVTGERLPATERHANKIRHAADKAKLISANDTSGFTFRGRFKTSREAASISYDISQKAHNALKWLIHRQGKTIDNRVFLVWGNDPVSVPNPNDDALDTIRHSNRETEREPDTDKHYADEVRKAIDGYRNDLTYKSQVNILVLDSATTGRMAVLYYRNMDKELYLDRLTQWHETCAWEHRYRKDQDKVISFYGAPATRDIAIAAYGPRASDKVVKGLMERMLPCIVDERAVPRDIVKSAFQRASNPVSMKREEWEKTVSIACALIKKMFIGGNSDNKKEGEWNVPLDRDSDDRSYLFGRLLAVADVLERRALGKEETRATNAIRYMNSFSKNPGRTWKTIQESLQPYQAKLGTKATYLSKLIDEIGDQFRKGDFNNTPLSEQYLLGFYSQRRELYAKKEEEAKE; translated from the coding sequence ATGAGCTGGTTGTTTCACTTAAGTCAAACGTATGAAGCAAATCTTGATCAGGTGGGAAAAACGTTCAAGAAGGGAGGAAACCGGGAATACACGCTGCTGCCGGTATCCCATACCACGCAAAATGCGCATATTGAGGTAGCGGTGGATGAGGATGGGGATTTCCTGACGGCAAAACCATTAGAGAAAAAAAACACGGTAATCCCCTGTACGGAAGAGGCTGCCAGTCGTTCCGGATCGAAGGTGGCACCATACCCGCTCCACGATAAGCTCAGTTATGTCGCCGGTGATTTTGTCAAATATGGCGGCAAAATCAAAGATTCGGATGATACCCCTTTTGATGTGTATATACGAAATTTAGAGGCATGGGCCAATTCGCCGCATGCTACCGAGAAAGTGAAGGCTATTTACACGTACCTGCGCAAAGGCCGCTTGATCGAGGATCTAGTAAACGTGCAAGTACTCCATCTTGATGAAACGGGACAATTGATTGAAAAGTGGGACAAAAAATATGAAGAGCGGTTCGGAGGAAAACCGGCTATTTTTTCCAGCGGTGCCGCCGAGCAATCCAGCGCTTTCGTTAGGTTTAACGTTTATTCTCCCGAATCGATGGATGAAGTTTGGAAAGATAGAAAGATGTATGCGTCATTCATTGCTTTCTATAATGAAAAATTAAGCGGTGAGGATGTTTGCTTTGTTACCGGAGAGCGGCTGCCGGCCACCGAACGGCATGCCAACAAAATCCGCCATGCGGCGGACAAGGCAAAGTTGATCTCTGCCAACGACACTTCCGGCTTTACCTTCCGGGGGCGCTTTAAGACAAGCCGGGAAGCGGCAAGCATCAGCTATGATATTTCACAGAAGGCGCACAACGCGCTGAAATGGCTGATTCATCGCCAGGGTAAGACCATCGATAACCGTGTTTTTCTTGTTTGGGGCAATGACCCTGTTTCCGTGCCCAATCCTAATGATGATGCACTGGACACCATCAGGCACAGCAATAGGGAGACGGAACGGGAACCGGACACGGATAAGCACTATGCCGATGAAGTGCGTAAAGCCATTGACGGCTACCGGAATGATCTGACATATAAGTCACAGGTCAATATCCTCGTGCTTGACTCGGCGACCACCGGCAGAATGGCGGTACTTTACTATCGGAATATGGATAAGGAGCTTTATTTGGATCGACTGACACAATGGCATGAGACCTGCGCCTGGGAACATCGCTACCGGAAAGACCAGGATAAGGTTATCTCTTTTTACGGGGCGCCGGCCACAAGGGATATCGCGATTGCCGCTTACGGGCCAAGGGCAAGCGATAAAGTGGTGAAGGGACTGATGGAACGGATGCTTCCTTGTATTGTTGATGAACGTGCGGTTCCCAGGGACATTGTCAAAAGTGCTTTTCAGCGTGCATCCAATCCCGTTTCAATGAAACGGGAGGAATGGGAAAAAACAGTAAGCATTGCCTGCGCACTCATCAAAAAAATGTTCATCGGTGGTAACAGTGATAATAAGAAGGAAGGGGAATGGAATGTGCCGTTAGATAGGGATTCAGATGATCGCAGCTATTTGTTTGGCCGTTTGCTGGCTGTGGCGGATGTCTTGGAGAGGAGGGCTCTTGGAAAAGAAGAAACAAGAGCAACCAATGCCATCCGTTACATGAATTCTTTTTCAAAAAATCCGGGACGTACTTGGAAAACGATTCAGGAAAGCTTGCAGCCCTATCAGGCTAAGCTTGGTACAAAGGCAACATATTTATCGAAATTGATAGATGAGATTGGCGATCAATTCCGGAAAGGTGATTTTAATAACACCCCGTTGTCGGAACAATATTTGCTGGGGTTTTACAGCCAGCGCCGGGAGCTTTATGCCAAAAAAGAGGAGGAGGCTAAAGAATGA
- the cas4 gene encoding CRISPR-associated protein Cas4, which yields MVSNEEDRYLMLSGLQHFQFCKRQWALIHIEQQWEENVKTIEGQHLHEKADQPFMKEKRGNKLVVRAMPVQSRRLRVSGICDVVEFIKDPDGVELFGVDGTYRAYPVEYKRGKPKKGDEDIIQLIAQAMCLEEMLVCHIDRGYLFYNEIKRRVEVPITDELKDQVIRMAEEMHQYYERRHTPKVKTGPFCRNCSLQHICLPQLMKKRSVKSYIEGRLGE from the coding sequence ATGGTCAGTAATGAAGAAGATCGTTATTTGATGCTGTCGGGGTTGCAGCATTTCCAGTTTTGCAAACGACAGTGGGCATTGATCCACATTGAACAGCAGTGGGAAGAAAATGTAAAGACCATTGAAGGGCAGCATTTGCATGAGAAAGCCGACCAACCGTTTATGAAGGAAAAACGTGGCAACAAGCTTGTTGTCCGGGCCATGCCGGTCCAGTCGAGGAGATTGCGGGTAAGCGGTATCTGCGATGTTGTGGAGTTTATCAAAGATCCGGATGGGGTGGAATTGTTCGGGGTGGACGGGACTTACAGGGCGTATCCGGTGGAGTACAAGCGCGGAAAACCGAAGAAAGGCGATGAAGATATTATTCAATTGATCGCCCAGGCGATGTGTTTGGAGGAGATGCTTGTTTGCCATATTGACAGGGGCTACCTGTTTTATAATGAGATCAAGCGCCGTGTGGAAGTGCCGATTACCGACGAGTTAAAAGATCAAGTTATAAGAATGGCGGAGGAAATGCACCAGTACTATGAAAGGCGCCATACGCCCAAGGTGAAAACCGGACCTTTTTGCAGAAACTGCTCTTTGCAGCATATCTGCCTGCCGCAGCTTATGAAAAAACGCTCCGTAAAAAGCTACATTGAGGGGAGGTTGGGCGAATGA
- the cas3 gene encoding CRISPR-associated helicase Cas3', with amino-acid sequence MYIARIREGDKRRQALKEHLLEAKRLAEFYGAKLGLKHVAGLAGMLHDLGKYSDEFQDYIRQAAFYPEAAGARKGRVDHSTAGGKLLFAMLHNNSCHEKLLTEIIGNAIISHHANLHDYISPSSESGYLKRVQDKDLPQYESIVDHFFQEVITKTEFSEYVAAALEELRRFIDKSPAQSFFLTKFIFSCLIDADRTDARRFDEQTSESELELEVEPYQPRSLFNSYYQKLIRHLAVLKEKKEAAEPINLLRAAMSEQCERFSEKPSGIYTLSIPTGGGKTLASLRYALKHAQEHGKQRIVYVVPFTTIIEQNAREVRDILHDNENILEHHSNVFEEEQGSGAEADEQYDLLTKKERLKLARDSWDSPVIFTTLVQFLNVFYAKGNRNTRRLHNLIHSVIIFDEVQKVPTKCVSLFNEALNFLKEKAHCSILLCTATQPTLEYVKKHRLLKALDGEIVPDLISVGKAFKRVEIIDKTDKPMTNEQLAAWLRADAQAWGSTLVVLNTKTVVKNLYKKLKGGPLPVYHLSTSMCAEHRQTRLTEIRELLKKGIPFICVTTQLIEAGVDISFKCVVRSLAGLDSIAQAAGRCNRHGEDELRYVYVVDHAEEKLSNLPEIETGKGIAANIFARFKKKADKYEGNLLSEKAMHEYFQVFYHKAEADLNYYIPAVDKDMTKLLFAQAAENSYITYYQKKTGRRFPLLLNGSYKTAADYFHVIEQKTTSVIVPYCAGKELIVALNSSERIEDLTKFFRKAQHYTVDLYSQGFNQLKRQGAIIEHLDGMIYELKENWYSNEYGVDLQGEGGMEFALM; translated from the coding sequence ATGTATATTGCTCGTATCCGGGAAGGAGACAAAAGGAGGCAAGCGTTAAAAGAGCATTTGCTCGAAGCCAAACGATTAGCAGAATTTTATGGTGCTAAGCTTGGGTTAAAACACGTAGCCGGTTTGGCGGGGATGCTCCATGATCTGGGGAAATACAGCGACGAATTCCAAGATTATATTAGGCAAGCGGCGTTTTATCCTGAAGCAGCCGGAGCAAGAAAGGGCCGGGTGGACCATTCCACCGCCGGAGGGAAACTGTTGTTTGCGATGCTACATAATAACTCCTGCCACGAGAAACTGCTGACCGAAATTATCGGCAATGCAATTATTTCTCACCATGCCAATTTGCATGACTATATTTCTCCTTCCAGTGAATCGGGCTATTTAAAACGTGTCCAGGACAAGGACCTTCCCCAGTATGAATCAATTGTTGACCATTTTTTCCAAGAGGTCATTACGAAAACAGAATTTAGCGAATATGTTGCAGCTGCTTTGGAGGAGTTAAGGCGATTTATCGACAAAAGCCCGGCACAAAGTTTTTTCTTAACAAAATTTATTTTCAGTTGTCTGATTGATGCCGATCGGACTGATGCGAGAAGGTTCGATGAGCAGACTTCGGAATCAGAACTGGAATTAGAAGTAGAGCCCTATCAGCCCCGGTCGTTGTTTAATAGCTATTACCAAAAACTCATCCGGCATCTGGCTGTGCTGAAAGAAAAAAAAGAAGCCGCCGAGCCCATCAACCTGCTGCGGGCTGCCATGTCCGAACAGTGTGAACGATTTTCGGAAAAACCCTCCGGCATCTATACGTTATCTATTCCCACAGGGGGCGGCAAAACATTGGCCAGCCTCCGCTATGCGCTGAAGCATGCGCAAGAACATGGAAAGCAGCGCATTGTTTATGTCGTCCCATTTACCACCATTATTGAACAAAACGCCCGGGAAGTCAGAGATATTTTGCATGATAACGAGAACATTTTGGAGCATCATTCCAATGTTTTCGAAGAGGAGCAAGGAAGCGGCGCAGAGGCTGATGAACAGTATGATTTGCTTACAAAGAAGGAAAGGCTGAAGCTTGCCCGTGATAGCTGGGACAGCCCGGTCATTTTTACAACCCTTGTTCAGTTTCTCAATGTTTTTTATGCGAAAGGCAACCGCAACACACGGCGTTTGCATAACCTAATTCATTCCGTTATCATCTTTGATGAGGTGCAAAAGGTCCCGACCAAATGCGTTTCGCTCTTTAACGAAGCCTTGAATTTTTTAAAGGAAAAGGCACACTGCAGTATTCTCCTTTGTACGGCGACACAGCCCACCCTTGAGTATGTTAAAAAACACCGCCTTTTAAAAGCGTTGGACGGAGAAATTGTCCCGGATCTTATTAGTGTTGGCAAAGCTTTTAAACGGGTAGAAATTATTGATAAAACGGACAAGCCAATGACGAATGAACAGTTGGCGGCCTGGCTTAGGGCTGATGCTCAGGCATGGGGCAGTACCCTTGTGGTACTGAATACTAAAACTGTAGTAAAAAATTTATACAAAAAACTCAAAGGCGGCCCCTTGCCGGTCTATCATCTAAGTACATCCATGTGTGCGGAGCATCGCCAGACCCGGTTAACGGAAATACGGGAACTGCTTAAAAAAGGCATCCCTTTTATTTGCGTAACCACCCAGTTGATTGAAGCCGGCGTGGACATCAGCTTCAAATGTGTCGTACGCTCCCTGGCCGGGCTGGATTCCATTGCCCAAGCTGCTGGGCGGTGCAATCGGCACGGGGAAGACGAGTTGCGGTATGTGTATGTCGTCGATCATGCGGAAGAGAAGTTGTCTAACTTGCCGGAAATTGAGACAGGCAAAGGAATTGCGGCCAATATTTTTGCAAGATTTAAAAAGAAGGCGGACAAATATGAAGGAAACCTGCTTTCCGAAAAAGCGATGCATGAATATTTTCAGGTTTTCTATCATAAAGCGGAAGCTGATTTAAACTACTATATTCCCGCAGTGGATAAGGATATGACAAAGCTTTTATTCGCCCAGGCTGCGGAAAACAGTTATATCACCTATTATCAAAAGAAAACAGGCAGGCGGTTTCCTTTGTTGCTGAATGGGAGTTATAAAACGGCCGCGGATTACTTTCATGTCATTGAGCAGAAAACAACCTCCGTCATCGTGCCTTATTGCGCGGGCAAGGAGCTTATTGTTGCGCTTAACAGCAGTGAACGAATCGAAGATTTAACTAAATTTTTCAGGAAAGCCCAGCACTATACAGTGGATCTTTATTCCCAAGGATTTAATCAATTAAAAAGGCAAGGCGCCATAATAGAGCATCTGGATGGAATGATTTATGAATTAAAAGAGAATTGGTATAGCAATGAATACGGGGTTGATTTACAAGGGGAAGGCGGGATGGAGTTTGCTTTAATGTAG
- the cas5c gene encoding type I-C CRISPR-associated protein Cas5c, translating to MKNEIQFELYGDYALFTDPLTKIGGEKLSYSVPTYQALKGIVESIYWKPTIIFVIDELRVMKPIQMESKGVRPVEYGGGNTLANYTYLKDVHYQVRAHFDFNLNRPDLAFDRIEGKHYSILQRALQVGGRRDIFLGARECQGYVEPCEFGSSTGCYDEEGIHHLGTMVHGFNYPDETGQNRLEVRLWSVKMDKGYIKFIKPEECKIVRPVKEMEAKGFSPYNVQSAEQLLQELGGE from the coding sequence ATGAAAAATGAAATTCAATTTGAGCTGTACGGTGACTATGCATTGTTTACCGATCCGTTAACAAAGATCGGTGGTGAGAAACTCTCCTACAGTGTACCAACCTACCAGGCGCTAAAGGGCATCGTAGAATCTATTTATTGGAAGCCAACCATTATTTTCGTCATCGACGAATTGCGTGTCATGAAGCCGATTCAAATGGAGTCCAAAGGGGTGCGTCCCGTTGAGTATGGAGGCGGGAATACACTTGCCAATTACACATACCTAAAAGATGTCCATTATCAAGTGCGCGCGCATTTTGATTTTAACCTCAACCGCCCAGACCTGGCCTTTGACCGAATTGAAGGGAAACATTACAGCATCCTGCAACGAGCCCTCCAAGTAGGAGGGCGGAGAGATATTTTTCTTGGAGCCAGGGAATGCCAGGGATATGTGGAACCGTGTGAGTTTGGCAGCAGCACAGGATGTTATGATGAAGAGGGTATACATCACCTGGGGACAATGGTCCACGGCTTCAACTATCCCGATGAAACGGGGCAAAACCGTCTGGAGGTAAGGTTGTGGTCTGTGAAGATGGACAAAGGATATATCAAGTTTATAAAGCCGGAAGAGTGTAAAATTGTTCGTCCGGTGAAAGAGATGGAAGCGAAAGGGTTCAGTCCATACAATGTGCAGTCGGCGGAGCAGTTACTCCAAGAATTAGGTGGTGAGTAG